From Streptomyces sp. HUAS MG91, the proteins below share one genomic window:
- a CDS encoding aminotransferase class I/II-fold pyridoxal phosphate-dependent enzyme, with amino-acid sequence MLGEYPIRGRRAAEISASVEQAVADGGLEPGQLLPPMRELAERLGVNPNTVAAAYRTLRERGVIETAGRRGSRVRPKPAITAREHIRVEVPAGVRDVSDGNPDVALLPRLADAFAAAAAVGDAEPVLYGSDSLEPELVRRARAALDADGVPDGPVAVTSGSLDAIERVLAVHLRAGDAVAVEDPGWGSMLDLVPALGLRVVPVGVDDDGPLPDDVERALREGARAVVVTCRAQNPTGAAVSAERAVALRAVLAAHEDVLLVEDDHGHGIVDLPLHPLAGVTRRWAFVRSVAKAYGPDLRLAVLTGDAGTVDRVRGRQRLGPGWVSRITQRAVAGLWASGAVDARAVAASYGERRDALIAALGERGVVAYGRSGMNVWVPVPDETGAVARLLHAGWAVAPGARFRIGAGPGVRITVSRVGVDEIAGVAEVVAAAVRPGGGRTYA; translated from the coding sequence GTGCTAGGAGAGTATCCGATCAGAGGGCGCCGCGCAGCAGAGATTTCCGCGAGCGTGGAGCAGGCGGTGGCCGACGGCGGCCTGGAACCGGGGCAACTGCTCCCGCCGATGCGGGAGTTGGCCGAGCGGCTCGGGGTGAACCCCAATACGGTCGCGGCCGCGTACCGGACCCTGCGCGAGCGCGGGGTCATCGAGACGGCCGGGCGGCGCGGCAGCCGGGTGCGGCCGAAGCCCGCCATCACCGCCCGCGAGCACATCCGGGTGGAGGTGCCGGCGGGGGTCCGGGACGTCTCCGACGGGAACCCGGATGTCGCGCTGCTGCCGAGGCTGGCGGACGCGTTCGCCGCCGCCGCTGCCGTCGGTGACGCCGAACCCGTGCTGTACGGCAGCGACTCGCTGGAGCCCGAGCTGGTGCGGCGGGCCCGCGCGGCGCTCGACGCGGACGGAGTGCCCGACGGTCCCGTCGCCGTGACGTCCGGGTCGCTCGACGCCATCGAGCGCGTCCTCGCCGTGCACCTGAGGGCCGGGGACGCCGTCGCCGTCGAGGACCCGGGGTGGGGCAGCATGCTCGATCTCGTGCCCGCGCTGGGGCTGCGGGTCGTGCCGGTCGGCGTCGACGACGACGGGCCGCTGCCGGACGACGTGGAGCGGGCGCTGCGGGAAGGGGCCCGGGCCGTCGTCGTGACCTGCCGGGCGCAGAATCCGACCGGGGCGGCCGTGAGCGCGGAGCGGGCGGTGGCGCTGCGCGCGGTCCTCGCCGCACACGAGGACGTGCTGCTCGTCGAGGACGATCACGGGCACGGCATCGTCGATCTGCCGCTGCACCCACTGGCCGGGGTCACCCGGCGCTGGGCGTTCGTGCGCTCGGTGGCCAAGGCGTACGGGCCCGATCTGCGGCTCGCCGTCCTGACCGGGGACGCCGGAACGGTCGACCGGGTGCGGGGGCGGCAGCGGCTCGGACCCGGCTGGGTCAGCCGGATCACCCAGCGCGCCGTCGCCGGGCTGTGGGCGAGCGGGGCCGTCGACGCGCGGGCCGTCGCCGCGTCGTACGGGGAGCGGCGCGACGCGCTGATCGCGGCGCTCGGCGAGCGGGGGGTCGTGGCGTACGGGCGCAGCGGGATGAACGTGTGGGTGCCGGTGCCGGACGAGACCGGGGCGGTGGCGCGGCTGCTGCACGCCGGGTGGGCGGTGGCGCCGGGGGCGCGGTTCCGGATCGGGGCCGGGCCCGGCGTGCGGATCACCGTGTCCCGGGTAGGAGTGGACGAGATCGCCGGGGTCGCGGAGGTGGTGGCCGCGGCCGTTCGGCCGGGGGGTGGGCGGACGTACGCGTGA
- a CDS encoding cysteine hydrolase — protein sequence MPTHEKLVELLAPAHTVLLTVECQQGVVGTDSALPELADEARKSGALVRVARLVAAAHESGTQVLHAVAERRPDGRGANRNGRLFRAAERLPVQQLTGSRAVRIAPPIEVADEDLVVRRLHGLSPIAGTDVDPLLRNLGCRTLVVTGVSANVAVPNAVFDAVNLGYDVVVPGDAIAGVPSDYTPAMIRNTLALVATVTTTQDVLGAWKRR from the coding sequence ATGCCGACACACGAGAAACTGGTCGAACTGCTCGCCCCGGCCCACACCGTACTGCTCACCGTGGAGTGTCAGCAGGGCGTGGTCGGCACCGACAGTGCCCTGCCCGAACTGGCCGACGAGGCACGGAAGTCCGGCGCCCTCGTCCGGGTCGCACGGCTCGTGGCCGCTGCCCACGAGAGCGGCACGCAGGTCCTGCACGCGGTCGCGGAGCGCCGCCCCGACGGGCGCGGCGCGAACCGCAACGGCCGCCTCTTCCGCGCCGCCGAACGCCTGCCCGTGCAGCAGCTCACCGGCAGCAGGGCGGTGCGGATCGCCCCGCCCATCGAGGTCGCCGACGAGGACCTCGTCGTACGGCGGTTGCACGGGCTCTCCCCGATCGCGGGCACGGACGTCGACCCGCTGCTGCGCAACCTCGGCTGCCGCACCCTCGTCGTCACCGGGGTCTCCGCGAACGTGGCCGTACCGAACGCGGTCTTCGACGCCGTGAACCTCGGCTACGACGTCGTCGTCCCCGGGGACGCCATCGCCGGGGTGCCCTCCGACTACACCCCGGCGATGATCCGCAACACGCTCGCCCTGGTCGCCACCGTGACGACGACGCAGGACGTGCTCGGCGCGTGGAAGCGCCGCTGA
- a CDS encoding FMN-binding negative transcriptional regulator: protein MLIHPWDAARTDTEWQQWLAAHDFGQLAVNGPAGEPPFVQPMHFAYEAGAGEHGEVLAHLARPNPMWPALEARPEVLLSVVDDYAFVRGPWQALPGAPPEHGTPTSVYTAVQLRCTAHIVDDPEEKAALLNRQMGRFQPPGMSAAAAVGEEPYGRQLSGIRGLRLDVTGVRAKFKYAGHKPEEVQDRIARGLAERGEPRDAAALAAQRRRRQEGRPGGSAG from the coding sequence ATGCTGATCCACCCCTGGGACGCGGCCCGCACCGACACCGAGTGGCAGCAGTGGCTGGCCGCCCACGACTTCGGACAGCTCGCGGTCAACGGCCCGGCGGGCGAGCCCCCGTTCGTCCAGCCGATGCACTTCGCGTACGAGGCCGGGGCGGGCGAGCACGGTGAGGTGCTCGCCCACCTGGCCCGCCCGAACCCGATGTGGCCCGCCCTGGAGGCGCGTCCCGAGGTGCTGCTGAGCGTCGTCGACGACTACGCCTTCGTGCGGGGGCCGTGGCAGGCGCTGCCGGGCGCCCCGCCCGAGCACGGCACGCCGACCAGCGTCTACACGGCCGTCCAGCTCCGCTGCACCGCGCACATCGTGGACGATCCCGAGGAGAAGGCCGCGCTCCTCAACCGCCAGATGGGCCGCTTCCAGCCACCGGGCATGTCGGCCGCCGCGGCCGTCGGAGAGGAGCCGTACGGGCGGCAGCTCTCCGGGATCCGGGGGCTCAGGCTCGATGTCACCGGCGTACGCGCCAAGTTCAAGTACGCGGGCCACAAGCCCGAGGAGGTCCAGGACCGGATCGCCCGGGGGCTCGCCGAGCGCGGCGAGCCCCGTGACGCCGCCGCGCTCGCCGCGCAGCGACGGCGGCGCCAGGAGGGCCGGCCGGGCGGCTCAGCGGGCTGA
- a CDS encoding pyridoxamine 5'-phosphate oxidase family protein, which translates to MSTAAEQQSTSQPDAYTPTDRTVPTRSKERASYDRALVHAILDEAYVCHLGFVRDGAPVVLPTLYGRVGDRLYVHGSTGSRPLRMAGQQDPGLAVCLTVTHVDGLVLARSAFHHSINYRSVVIHGTAHQVTDADEKRRALDALVDHVVPGRAADSRPANAKELAATAVLSLDLAEVSAKLRTGGPNDEPEDMDLPHWSGVVPLQKGYGPLVPSADLAAGIDVPDYLREL; encoded by the coding sequence ATGAGCACGGCCGCCGAGCAGCAGTCGACGTCCCAGCCCGACGCCTACACCCCCACGGACCGCACCGTTCCCACCCGGTCCAAGGAACGCGCCTCCTACGACCGCGCCCTCGTGCACGCGATACTCGACGAGGCCTACGTGTGCCATCTCGGCTTCGTCCGCGACGGCGCCCCGGTGGTGCTGCCCACCCTCTACGGCCGGGTCGGCGACCGTCTCTACGTCCACGGCTCGACCGGTTCGCGTCCGCTGCGGATGGCCGGACAGCAGGACCCGGGGCTCGCGGTCTGCCTGACGGTGACGCACGTCGACGGACTGGTCCTGGCCCGCTCGGCCTTCCACCACTCCATCAACTACCGCTCGGTGGTGATCCACGGCACGGCGCACCAGGTCACGGACGCGGACGAGAAGCGGCGCGCGCTCGACGCCCTCGTCGACCACGTCGTACCGGGCCGGGCCGCCGACTCCCGCCCGGCCAACGCAAAGGAGCTCGCCGCGACCGCCGTGCTCAGCCTCGACCTGGCGGAGGTCTCGGCGAAGCTGCGCACCGGCGGCCCGAACGACGAGCCGGAGGACATGGACCTGCCGCACTGGTCGGGCGTGGTCCCGCTCCAGAAGGGATACGGCCCCCTGGTCCCGTCGGCCGACCTCGCCGCCGGCATCGACGTCCCGGACTACCTCCGGGAGCTGTGA
- a CDS encoding Rieske (2Fe-2S) protein, producing MTVSQESAPTDPPVPTGPTALGPCRRSVVAAVGAAGIAAALTACGSGDGGGSGPTGDASAAGGGVLAKTSDIPEGGGKIFADQGVVVTQPKKGEFKAFTATCTHQGCKVTKIEGGTIDCPCHGSKFSIEDGSVKHPPATQPLPAKQIKVSGDSISLA from the coding sequence ATGACCGTTTCGCAGGAGTCCGCCCCTACCGATCCCCCTGTCCCCACCGGCCCCACCGCCCTCGGCCCGTGCCGCCGCAGCGTCGTCGCGGCGGTCGGCGCGGCCGGGATCGCCGCGGCGCTCACCGCGTGTGGCTCCGGCGACGGCGGCGGGTCGGGGCCCACGGGCGACGCCTCGGCGGCCGGCGGTGGCGTGCTCGCCAAGACCTCGGACATCCCGGAGGGCGGCGGCAAGATCTTCGCCGATCAGGGAGTCGTGGTGACCCAGCCCAAGAAGGGCGAGTTCAAGGCGTTCACCGCCACCTGTACGCACCAGGGCTGCAAGGTGACGAAGATCGAGGGCGGCACCATCGACTGCCCGTGCCACGGCAGCAAGTTCTCCATCGAGGACGGCAGCGTCAAGCACCCGCCGGCCACCCAGCCGCTGCCCGCGAAACAGATCAAGGTCAGCGGCGACTCGATCAGCCTGGCCTGA
- a CDS encoding pyridoxamine 5'-phosphate oxidase family protein — protein sequence MTVAQRRGRRIMMSPDERDAFLAAQRTCRVATVSADGTPHVSPLWFLWDGTSLWLYSLSRSRRWSDLRADARVAVVVDAGEDYGELRGVELSGRVEFVGESPRTGEPCPELDAPERQFAEKNFGLPTMVYDGRHAWARLTPDKITSWDFRKLADL from the coding sequence ATGACCGTCGCCCAGCGCAGGGGCCGCAGAATCATGATGAGTCCCGACGAGCGGGACGCCTTTCTCGCGGCGCAGCGCACCTGCCGGGTGGCCACGGTGTCGGCCGACGGCACCCCGCACGTCAGCCCGCTGTGGTTCCTGTGGGACGGCACGTCGCTGTGGCTGTACTCCCTTTCGCGCAGCCGCCGTTGGTCCGATCTGCGGGCGGACGCGCGGGTGGCCGTGGTGGTCGACGCGGGCGAGGACTACGGCGAGCTGCGCGGTGTCGAGCTGTCCGGCCGTGTCGAGTTCGTCGGCGAGTCCCCGCGGACGGGCGAGCCGTGCCCCGAACTCGATGCTCCGGAGCGGCAGTTCGCCGAGAAGAACTTCGGCCTGCCCACCATGGTGTACGACGGACGGCACGCCTGGGCCCGGCTGACCCCGGACAAGATCACCTCGTGGGACTTCCGGAAACTGGCCGACCTGTAG